One Hordeum vulgare subsp. vulgare chromosome 4H, MorexV3_pseudomolecules_assembly, whole genome shotgun sequence DNA window includes the following coding sequences:
- the LOC123448877 gene encoding uncharacterized protein LOC123448877 isoform X1, with the protein MPAPRPHQLALLLAAAWSLDLLCLAAAEGGGGSCELSVERGGALYNFSLAAPTPAHRHGVLSEDGFYKVAMNDSVIWFQLCDQMIFNFDPPACLHCENCGGPLRCGTQCNALASNNIGGYDVCTTIGSASGSHISLIADDGNPQKGVIVKMFSSKCSISVFIFCDSAVAQLPDKFSQSGSCDYVIILRHPSGCARSVSDAGNGWGWLGTSFITIVCLLGAYILIGAIYRYYFVGIHSVEAIPNLEFWISLPQRIKSMFVRSRRNPRSQSRDTRGPYTTVNH; encoded by the exons ATGCCTGCGCCGCGACCGCATCAGCTGGCGCTGCTCCTCGCGGCGGCCTGGAGCCTCGACCTGCTCTGCCTCGCCGCGGCGGAAGGTGGAGGCGGCTCCTGCGAGCTCTCGGTCGAACGCGGTGGCGCGCTCTACAACTTCAGCCTCGCGGCGCCGACGCCGGCCCACCGCCACGGCGTCCTCAGCGAGGATGG GTTTTACAAAGTGGCCATGAACGATTCAGTAATCTGGTTCCAG CTCTGCGATCAGATGATATTCAACTTTGATCCACCTGCCTGTCTTCACTGTGAG AACTGTGGTGGTCCATTGAGGTGTGGTACCCAATGCAACGCACTTGCGTCAAATAACATTGGAG GGTATGATGTTTGTACAACCATTGGAAGCGCATCTGGATCCCATATATCTCTAATAG CAGACGATGGTAATCCACAAAAGGGTGTCATTGTCAAGATGTTTTCATCAAAGTGTTCTATATCTGTTTTCATCTTTTGTGATTCAGCTGTAGCCCAA CTACCGGATAAATTTAGCCAATCTGGAAGTTGTGATTAC GTTATAATACTTAGACACCCTTCTGGGTGTGCAAGATCAGTGTCTGATGCTGGAAATGGCTGGGGATGGTTAGGCACTTCGTTCATAAC AATTGTGTGCCTTCTTGGAGCGTACATTCTGATTGGTGCAATCTATAGATATTATTTCGTTGGCATTCATTCTGTAGAG GCCATTCCGAACCTGGAATTTTGGATCAGTTTGCCACAGAGAATTAAG AGCATGTTTGTTCGTTCCAGAAGAAACCCAAGAAGTCAGAGCAGAGATACTAGAGGTCCATATACCACTGTAAACCACTGA
- the LOC123448877 gene encoding uncharacterized protein LOC123448877 isoform X2 has protein sequence MPAPRPHQLALLLAAAWSLDLLCLAAAEGGGGSCELSVERGGALYNFSLAAPTPAHRHGVLSEDGFYKVAMNDSVIWFQLCDQMIFNFDPPACLHCENCGGPLRCGTQCNALASNNIGGYDVCTTIGSASGSHISLIDDGNPQKGVIVKMFSSKCSISVFIFCDSAVAQLPDKFSQSGSCDYVIILRHPSGCARSVSDAGNGWGWLGTSFITIVCLLGAYILIGAIYRYYFVGIHSVEAIPNLEFWISLPQRIKSMFVRSRRNPRSQSRDTRGPYTTVNH, from the exons ATGCCTGCGCCGCGACCGCATCAGCTGGCGCTGCTCCTCGCGGCGGCCTGGAGCCTCGACCTGCTCTGCCTCGCCGCGGCGGAAGGTGGAGGCGGCTCCTGCGAGCTCTCGGTCGAACGCGGTGGCGCGCTCTACAACTTCAGCCTCGCGGCGCCGACGCCGGCCCACCGCCACGGCGTCCTCAGCGAGGATGG GTTTTACAAAGTGGCCATGAACGATTCAGTAATCTGGTTCCAG CTCTGCGATCAGATGATATTCAACTTTGATCCACCTGCCTGTCTTCACTGTGAG AACTGTGGTGGTCCATTGAGGTGTGGTACCCAATGCAACGCACTTGCGTCAAATAACATTGGAG GGTATGATGTTTGTACAACCATTGGAAGCGCATCTGGATCCCATATATCTCTAATAG ACGATGGTAATCCACAAAAGGGTGTCATTGTCAAGATGTTTTCATCAAAGTGTTCTATATCTGTTTTCATCTTTTGTGATTCAGCTGTAGCCCAA CTACCGGATAAATTTAGCCAATCTGGAAGTTGTGATTAC GTTATAATACTTAGACACCCTTCTGGGTGTGCAAGATCAGTGTCTGATGCTGGAAATGGCTGGGGATGGTTAGGCACTTCGTTCATAAC AATTGTGTGCCTTCTTGGAGCGTACATTCTGATTGGTGCAATCTATAGATATTATTTCGTTGGCATTCATTCTGTAGAG GCCATTCCGAACCTGGAATTTTGGATCAGTTTGCCACAGAGAATTAAG AGCATGTTTGTTCGTTCCAGAAGAAACCCAAGAAGTCAGAGCAGAGATACTAGAGGTCCATATACCACTGTAAACCACTGA